From the genome of Cervus elaphus chromosome 31, mCerEla1.1, whole genome shotgun sequence:
AGTAACAGTGGCACTGGAAAAGAGTGAATGATTTTTAGAGACACTTGAGAGGTGGATTCTACTGACTTGGCAATTGAATGTGGAAGGTGGCCCTAGTAACCAGGTGAATGGTggtgccttttctaaattgagGGGCActtgagaagcaggaaaaggagaacatcaagactatattgtcaccctgcttatttaacttacatgcagagtacatcatgagaaacgctgggctggaagaagcacaagctggaatcaagattgccggcagaaatatcaataacctcagatatgcagatgacaccacctttatggcagaaagtgaagaggaactaaaaagcctcttcatgaaagtgaaagaggagagtgaaaaagttggcttaaagctcagcattcagaaaactaacatcatggcatctggtcccatcacttcatggcaaatagatggggaaacagtggaaacaatgtcagattttatttttttgggctccaaaatcgctgcagatggtgattgcagccatgaaattaaaagacacttactccttgaaaggaaagttatgaccaacctagacagcatattaaaaagcagagacattactttgccaacaaaggtccgtctggtcaaggctatggtttttccagtggtcatgtatggatgtgaaagttggacaataaagaaagctgagtgctgaagaattgatgcttttgaactgtgatgttggagaagactcttgagagtcccttggactgcaagcagatccaaccagtccatcctaaaggagatcagtcctgggtgttcactggaaggactgatgctgaagctggaactccaatattttggccacctcatgtgaagagttgacttattggaaaagaccctgatgctgggagggattgggggcaggaggagaaggggacaacagaggatgagatggctggatggcatcaccaattcgatgggcatgagtttgagtaaactccgggagttggtgatggacagggaggcctggcgtgctgcaattcatggggtcgcaaagagtcggaaacgactgagcaactgaactgaactgaactgaactgagaagcagGTTTGGGGAGCAGAGGCAGTGAGTTCGAATTTGGACAGGTCAGGCTGTGTGCCTATGGGAAACCAAGAGGGGAAGTTTTGAGTGGGCAGAAGCTCAGAGGAGAAGTCagtataaatgaggaaactaggTTATAGATAGAAATTGAAGTCTGGGGGTGAGACATTTAGGGAGACAGTGTTAAGTGAGAAAGCGAAGAAAGGGGAGGAGGACTCGTTTAGAGTGCTGGGGGACTCTGACAGCTGTGAGCAGACAGGAGGGAGAAGTGAGCAGACATCTGAAACACAGTGGCAGATGGGTGAAGGGGAAACCAAGAAGGTGCCATGGCAGAAGGCAAGAGAAAGACCGTTTCCAGAACGGCTCCCTGGGTACCTGGGTTGAAGGTTACATAAAGGACGAAAGGCTAAAACAGTCACAGTATTTGGCAACATGGGGACCAATACCCTAACTAACATGTGGTTGCAAAAGCTGGATTGGAGTGGTTTGGAGAGTAAGAGAAATTGAGAGAGCAAATGTCACAATTCTTTCAAAAGTTTGGCTTCTCCGAACCCTGTCTTTTGATCCTTTTCCAATTGTTGTTGATCATTTTCTATTGCTGTCATTGTTACCTGACCTCTAtgtctgtatgtatatgtgaatatacttatattatatttattaaatattagtaACTTGcagcaaatattttgttttttttgtccaCTGCAtaattttatgttgttttcatGTATATTAGCTTTATttatgtaattaatttttttccttttgacttcTTATATTGTTCTTTGCTCTTAGAAATTCCTTCTCCATACAGAAATCACACAactattcatctttgtattttttttttttaatgtttacagcttctttaaaattttcatttgattatcttgaaattttttttatgcGTCAGTTTAAGGCTTGGGACACTTGATTATGCCACCCTAATAATACAGAGCAACAAAGCTAATCCTGGGATGTTTAATGTTTTGACCAGTTGATTCCACTGCCTCACTGCTGTAGAAAGGTCCTACTGTTCAAGAAGGTAAAATTTCACTTCAACATGAGATTCGTTTGGTCAGTAATTTATGGACATTCTGTCTCCGTGTTAATATTGTGCAGTCTCTTTATATTGTAACATTTTTCATTCTGTATCCCCAGTTTCCTGTGCTTCCCAGAATGATGTCTTCTGCCAGCCATCCTAGAAGGTATTCTTATGAGGACCAGGGATTTCGATGCCACACTCATGTGCGGGATCACAGAAAGTGCTCAGGGGATGGGTCATTCGAGGAGCCATTGGATTCAAAAGGAAGATCCCATTCTAAAATTCAGTCATTTTCAGACTCCTCTGAACAGCAACTGTGCTTTAGAACCAAACGTTCCGTCTCTTTGGTATGTAACAGTTATTGAATATTTAAGCTGTCTTAGAAAAGGAAACTCAAAGCGTTCGTACTCTCCCAGTTTGAGGAGAACAAATCTAACTTCTTATTTAGTTTGGCACTGAGATCTTTGGAAAACGACACCCATTTTAGATAGCCCAGATGTACATAAaggttttaaattattattatttaaagacATCAGGTGTAGGAAGAATTAAGTACCGGTTGGAATGTTTTTGTTACCAATGTCCTCTAGTTCTTTGAGACTGTTTCTATCACCCTTATTACAAATAATTGTGATGTGTTCTCCTTTCActatctgaagaagaaaaaactgcCCCTAATGCTCTTGTCCTCGCCTGTGTAATCTGGTAGGATATAGTCTGTGATGGCGTTGTGCCCCCTGTATCTTTAAGAAGCACATGGAAGGAACTCTGTGGACACCATGGAGAGCAGGGGCAGGAGCAGTCACAGTGGCCTCGTGGGAACCCAAGTGAGGCATAAGGGAAACACAGGCAGGAAACGGGGGAAGGATAGAAGCGCCACTGATGACGCCAGAGCTGATACACAAAGTACTAAACTACAGACCGATTCATTAGAGGTTAGTTTTCAACTCTGCAATGTGTTCACTGAGCAGCCTTGAGCAACATACTTCTTTTTTGGTAGGTCTTTGATCTTGGTTTTATTTTGCAAACGAAGAACAATGATATGTTTCTGCCATGTAGTAGATGGAGCGAATAAGTAAGGCTAGATCCACCTGGACCTTGAGCTGTGCTCTGTGACTGGCTGGGGAGGacactcaggggcttcccagctcATGGTCCCCCGAGCTcgctgctctctgcccagctgAGAGGGCTGCTGGGATTGTCACTGTGCGTCTTTGCCTCACGGTGGGACGTCACTCTGTCACAGTGACCTTGTGTATCTATGGCCCCCCTTCAGTAAGTGCTGTCTCTACAGgatcaaaaaaggaagaggaaggaagaatagTGACCAGCTGTCACTTACTACGTCTAAACCTTATTAAGGgtttctattttgtcttttttttaaatactgctttttttttaaaaaaaagatatactttCAGACTTAGAACAAGGTTGCAAGAAGAGTGCCAAGACTACACCTTTCACCTAGATTCCCTCTGAACGTGAACATATTATTGTGTTTACGTttactctctctttccttcccacccccaaaCAAGGGCGCAAGGATATAAATACAGTGTGGTAATTAAACTCAGGAAATGAACACCAATACAATCTATTGGCCTTATTCATATTTTGCCAGTTGTcccaataatattttttatatcaaGATTCCAGATCATGTGTTGCAACCGATTTTCGTGTCCCTTTAAGCTATTGTATTTCTGCAGCAATGCCTCAGTCTTTATCTTTGATAAGACTGGCTGGTTATGTTTTAGAATGACACTCAGCTTGAAATCATCTGatatttcctcatgattagattcacGTGATGAGCTTTTGGcaggaataaaaatttttttttcacatctgttTCAAAACTGCTTGTTAAAgtcattaattatattaatcagGGAACTGACTTGCTTTAAATTCTTTCTAGAACAAGGAAGGatataaatatgttttgaaaaaaattttaatcagaaCAATTCTTTGTTGATTCTGATGGCCACAGAAAAAATTCATATCACATGTTTACATAAGTGTGTAAATGTGAAATCAATTTTCTTACTTAAAGAGATGTCATTATCTTATccttaaaatataataatgtttGTTTCATTCACTTCTCAACTTCTTCCTTTTGAGTGCCAAGATAACCAAGGCAGCCTTTTCAACTTTTTTGACTCAAGAACTCTGTTCATAGTTATATATAGTTGGCCCTTTGCGTCCTTGGGTTCTGCACTTGTGAACTGGGCATCTGTGTATCTCGGTACCCATGGGTGGTTTTGGAACCAGTCCCCTTGAGGATACTGAGGGACAACTGTATAATAACCTAGAAACCTGCTAGGaatttacaaaattattaaaactCTTTTCATGTTATGTGATcaatatatatgataaataattttaaattaaatattttaaattttatgttactttAAAACAGTATATTATGAAGTTTTCTTCattccaaataaaaaaatttggaACAATGcatactttaaaacatttttctgtttaACAATTGATGCAGTTTTCTGAAACTAGCTACATTAAAAAGCATGATTTGTCAGGAAATTTAAAAACGATGTATATTGCCTTTTATTTGGGGGCCAAATGTATACGACTATGTAGATTTAAATTTTACATCTTTTAGCATCAAGAAGAGCCAGAAAACTGCTTTTGTGATCTGTCCATGACCAACAACATTAAAGTTTTTCCTTTTGACATTGAAAAACTCaactggctttttaaaataatttttctcactTTGTTTCTAActgataagaaaaaatatttcatgtcaCTATTATGAGCAATTTTCACGTAGTCTTTATTCTCAATGAGGGAAAAGCCAAATTGCAAATAATCATCactatattttctctgttttatactGTTCCTATAAGGATTAGAGACTTTCATGGCTGCTAAATATGAATTATGATCAGATTGATGGATTTAATACAAGTGCTGGAACTAATGAAAATAATCTGGAGTCATATTTACAGGGCTAGTACAATTTTTAAGCCCCTCTTAACTTGTCTCTCAGCTTcatcatttgttttgctttctgattTTGACTAATGGACCATTATAGATAGAAGTGAACTAATCTCAGTATGAAACCAATTTAACACTCTACAGCGGATAACACCCCCTCAGTAACCAGACATCCCCATAACTCACCCTGCTGGGCTAGTCATGACCTTGCTCATCTGAGTGCTACTGCGTATGTTCACCTCTTAGGCCCTCAGGAGTTCAGCAGCATTTCCAATTCAAGTGGACGAAGGGGAGtaatgattttgtttatttaaaaaactgaagtgtaAATAGATACCATCACCACATTATCAATCCTAGTCTTTTGGAAGTAATTCCTTTGAAAGTAACCCTCTGACCATGGAAACCAAAGAAGCACAGTTCTCCCCTTTCCCCCAGTCTCCACACAGTTCCCTGTCACATCACCCTATTTATAGTTATCATTGCATTTATAACCACCTGttatttttttacttcctttcagGCTTATTGGTTGATTGTCTGTCTCCCTCCGTCGAGGTGTAGAATCTAGGAAGTAGGACCGCTAGTTTAGTTGGTGTCATAGCGCCCCATCCTAGAACAACAGTATGTGTTCATTTGATCATTGACTGTGGGCCCCTGGGCAGCTCATTGGGGAATGTTAGTGTGGATGAATGTCATTCTTGGCGCTTCATTCTTTACCTAGTCCTTATCTGAAAACTTAGTGCAAACCCTCAGTGACCATATGGAGGTTAGAATCATTCAATGTATGATTCCCTTGCcacattctttttcaaaaagtaCCAGAAGAATATTAATTTTAGTGTGAAATCCCATCCCTTTGTATCTTAGAGGCAGAGTCATGTGCAGGCTGAGTTTCCTCCACAGACCATCTGCTGATGCCCAAGGCCCTTCTTCCTTTATTTATGACTAAAGCTTTAGCAACACCCTTAGGCTTGTGCTAATTTATTACTAAAAACTAAGATGTGAAAGTCTTCTACATGATTAGAGTTTCCTACATTTCTGATAATTAGGAAAAGTGTTGAATGTTGTCAGCTCTCTACCCTTTTCCAACCTTTCTTTCTCAGGGACCAGAGagcagaaaggagagaaatgagagaGAGCGCCGGTTTCTGGAAGTGAGGTCTTGCAAGAAAGCAGAGGGAAAAAGGAGCTCTAGGAAGGAAGAGCATGGAGAAGCGTACCTGCCCACCCTGTCTGAAAAAGCGCACAAATAACCCTTTGCTTCTACACCACGACTACTGACGCTGCTGTGTTTTTTGAGCCCCAGTTCACCAGACCCAGGAACGGTACCTGTGAGAGGGTCTGCAGATGCTGAGTGACTCAGGTGGGTGGTTGATTCAGCTGCTCCCCAAGACAGCTTGCATCATACCCCACCTGCTTTTCAGAGTATGATCTACTCTGTTGCCCTTTTAGgggattaaaaagaataaaagatattttaatagaataaagTTATTCTTGAAAATGTAAAGAGAGATATTTAAAGAGCCACCCACACATCTTCACCAACCCTTCTTGCACATCAGCCTCACAAATAATCTTAAATAAAAGTTATTGGTGTGACTCGAACTCCTTACTAGAAGCGATTATATAAGTATGTCTAATGGCCATCATTTAATGAGAACTGGTAATTAAAGGTGCCAGGTACCATGAGGAGATTTTGAATGCATGACCTGAAATAGTCCTCACCACTCCCGAGGTGAGGCGTTGTCTTTTCACTTGCTGGCAAAGGAAACAGGAGTTTAGGAAAGTTCCGTCTCTCACTGCTGAGGTGGTAATCAGAGTTAGGGCCAGAGCTCAGCTCATTCTGACTCATGTTCCTAACCTGAGGCAGGacatcctttcccctttggcagTGGGTCCTGACTTAGTCTGTGTATGATTTGCTTATAAATGGACAGATGCGAATGAGAAAAACAGGACTTGGAAGTGGGTTATAGTTTtgatgatgagaacttttaagacttACTCtcatagcaactttcaaatatgctatAGAGTATTGTTGACTACCGTCACcttgctgtacattacatcccatgACTTATTTGAAACATATGGAGTGCTTCACACGGCTCTGCATGTCACCCTTACACAGGGGCTGTGCTGAGCTTCTCTGCCTGCAGAGAAGTTCCAATTTTACTGTATATGCTGTTGAAGCAggcactttttattctttttccagctttattgaagtataattgatgaaTAAATTTGTGTATATTTAAATTGTTCAGCATGATGATCGACGTGTATGTATATGACATCctttgtgaaaccatcaccacggTCAGGTTAATTAAACACATTGAGCCCATATTCTATTTTTCTCCCTAGAAGAAGAGACAGTTGAAATCTccctatttattcttttttttaaaattaaaaaaaataattttaactggaggataattgcttaacaatgttgtgttggtttctgccgtataacagtgtgaatcagccataagtgtatactggatatatatatatatgtccctttctcttggacctccctcccctccccaggccacCCCCCggggttgtcacagaacactggatttgtgctccctgtgtcatagagcaacttcccactggctctctattttacatatggtaatgtatatgtttcagggCCACCCTCTCAAATTCGTCCCACCCTTTTTTTCCACTGCTGTGTCCACAGgcctgttctctacatctgggtCTCTATCCCTGCCCCCTATTTATTCTCTATCTCTGTCTTGGATCTTTACCTGCCCACGGGAAGGAAGAATCTCTATTTTGTAAAGATGATCTCCCAGAACTATTTCACAACTGATTGCTTATGTAAGAACAAACTAACTTTGGCATAgttagtaaaaagaaagaaaaagagaagaggaaaacgGTGAAGTAAAAGTAAAATGTTGATGATCATTAACTCGCGTTCTTTCAGTTCCTACAACTTGCACCGTCACCACTTTGGGTTGATACTTTCATGTAGCCTCGCAGTGATGCTTTTTCACACAAGTAAAAGATGACTTCACTCTATTACCTGGTGTGTTT
Proteins encoded in this window:
- the LNP1 gene encoding leukemia NUP98 fusion partner 1 isoform X2, with the translated sequence MEHEDDDDDDVSFAKWMSSFWGHSWIEEDERGLRDRRGSQDASYRKSSLPCPFPVLPRMMSSASHPRRYSYEDQGFRCHTHVRDHRKCSGDGSFEEPLDSKGRSHSKIQSFSDSSEQQLCFRTKRSVSLGPESRKERNERERRFLEVRSCKKAEGKRSSRKEEHGEAYLPTLSEKAHK
- the LNP1 gene encoding leukemia NUP98 fusion partner 1 isoform X1, which encodes MEHEDDDDDDVSFAKWMSSFWGHSWIEEDERGLRDRRGSQDASYRKSSLPCPLIPLPHCCRKVLLFKKFPVLPRMMSSASHPRRYSYEDQGFRCHTHVRDHRKCSGDGSFEEPLDSKGRSHSKIQSFSDSSEQQLCFRTKRSVSLGPESRKERNERERRFLEVRSCKKAEGKRSSRKEEHGEAYLPTLSEKAHK